The proteins below come from a single Candidatus Zixiibacteriota bacterium genomic window:
- a CDS encoding PHP domain-containing protein translates to MADTIDLHMHTTMSDGKKSPAELLELVRRSGVVAFSVTDHDTLEGYRETRALLQADDPELVPGIELSAKIGERDVHLLAYLFDPDHAALNSALGDFRAKRERRGRMIVEKLEALGVTVPFEAVELAAGDGVIGRPHIADAMLASGAVRTYEEAFRKYISNGGPAYIPKAKLTPQEAIDLAHDAGGVAVLAHPFIDDMYEHLSMLVDLGLDGIEVYHYSHKAADVDRARELARRYNLLPSGGSDFHGRESRNSIIGTWPVPTAFLDGLKTRAQAIRGNT, encoded by the coding sequence ATGGCGGATACAATCGACCTCCACATGCACACCACGATGTCGGACGGCAAGAAGTCGCCGGCCGAGCTTCTGGAGTTGGTGCGTCGTTCGGGGGTCGTCGCGTTCTCGGTCACCGATCACGACACGCTGGAAGGATACCGGGAGACGCGCGCGCTTCTTCAGGCAGACGATCCTGAACTGGTACCGGGGATCGAGTTGTCGGCAAAAATCGGCGAGCGTGACGTTCACCTGCTGGCCTACCTGTTTGATCCCGATCACGCCGCTCTGAACAGCGCGCTGGGCGATTTTCGCGCCAAGCGGGAGCGCCGGGGCCGTATGATCGTGGAGAAGCTCGAAGCGCTGGGAGTCACGGTGCCGTTCGAAGCGGTGGAACTGGCGGCGGGCGACGGCGTGATCGGTCGGCCGCATATCGCCGACGCCATGCTGGCCAGCGGGGCCGTCCGAACGTACGAAGAGGCTTTTCGCAAATACATCAGCAACGGCGGCCCGGCGTACATTCCCAAGGCCAAACTGACGCCGCAGGAGGCGATCGACTTGGCGCACGATGCAGGTGGCGTAGCGGTGCTGGCTCATCCGTTTATCGACGACATGTACGAGCATTTGTCCATGCTGGTGGATCTCGGACTTGACGGTATAGAGGTGTACCATTATTCGCACAAGGCAGCCGATGTAGACCGGGCGCGCGAACTGGCGCGTCGCTACAACCTGCTGCCGTCGGGCGGATCCGACTTTCATGGGAGAGAGAGCAGGAATTCCATCATCGGCACCTGGCCGGTTCCGACGGCGTTCCTTGACGGTCTGAAAACACGGGCACAAGCGATTCGAGGCAATACGTGA
- a CDS encoding DUF3108 domain-containing protein codes for MPKSSLLQKIMVVMVVLAGMMPVVFFASIEMGIAEPTTPAPTPGAATGVDRFVDNIAFGVGEKLSFDVNYGFINAGTASLEVLRLIEYEGRPSYQIVSRAQSNSFFSTFFKVDDRIESIIDAVGLFSWRFEKSLREGNYRADRQYAFDQRNNFTVYKDDTIAVEPCVQDALSSLYFVRTQPLEVGKSVFVPVFVDGRKMDMEVKVHRTEQITVGAGTFDCLVVEPMTSSVGVFKNEGKLTVWLTNDRLRMPVLMKSKVLVGSISAELTDFTLGEIGNF; via the coding sequence ATGCCGAAAAGTAGCCTGCTGCAGAAGATCATGGTGGTGATGGTGGTGCTGGCCGGTATGATGCCGGTCGTGTTCTTCGCATCGATCGAGATGGGGATCGCCGAGCCTACGACGCCCGCCCCGACTCCCGGCGCCGCGACCGGGGTCGATCGGTTTGTCGACAATATCGCGTTCGGGGTGGGCGAGAAGCTGTCGTTCGACGTCAACTACGGATTCATCAACGCCGGGACCGCGTCGCTCGAGGTGCTTCGATTGATCGAATACGAGGGGCGCCCCAGTTACCAGATCGTCTCCCGCGCCCAGTCCAACAGTTTCTTCTCCACTTTTTTCAAGGTGGACGACCGGATCGAGTCGATCATCGATGCGGTCGGTCTTTTCAGCTGGCGGTTCGAGAAAAGCCTTCGCGAAGGAAACTACCGGGCGGACCGGCAGTACGCATTCGACCAGCGTAACAATTTTACCGTGTACAAAGACGATACGATTGCGGTGGAACCGTGCGTGCAGGACGCGCTGTCGTCGCTGTATTTCGTCCGGACGCAGCCGCTGGAAGTGGGGAAGTCCGTGTTCGTGCCGGTGTTTGTCGACGGCCGCAAAATGGACATGGAAGTGAAGGTCCATCGCACGGAGCAGATCACGGTCGGCGCCGGGACGTTTGACTGCCTGGTCGTGGAGCCCATGACATCGTCGGTGGGCGTCTTCAAGAACGAAGGCAAGCTGACCGTGTGGTTGACGAACGACCGGCTTCGCATGCCGGTGCTGATGAAATCAAAGGTGCTGGTCGGCTCGATCAGCGCCGAACTGACTGATTTTACGCTGGGAGAGATCGGCAATTTCTAA
- the ftcD gene encoding glutamate formimidoyltransferase — MAKLVECVPNFSEGRRPEVIDAICAAITADDGVILLDREMDADHNRAVVTFVCSPDRAVDAAFRGYQKAAELIDMTTHKGEHPRMGACDVCPFIPISEMAVEDAVELAHRLGKRVGEELNIPVYLYEDAATSKKRKNLAQVRQGQYEGIRDSIETDPSRKPDYGPARMNLKAGATAIGVRFPLVAFNVYLGTNNKVIADKIADAVRSLKGGYRFVKALGFEIKERNQVQISMNLVNYTRTPIFRVFETIKSEAARYGVAVTSSEVIGLLPNDAIVDVADFYLRLENFSKNQILEEKLRQAGGGSSGGGGQQSFVDDVASSSPAPGGGSVSAFAGSLAAALAAMVCRLTVGKKAYAAVKEELSDVRDRADALRSELTALVVKDKEAFEAVMASFKVGGEQLEKATKHAAEVPLTVMKKSVAAMELALLVAQKGNKNSISDAGVAGLMGHAAIEGAGYNVRINLGSLKDTAIVEAMKAEVTQLRARGEQLAREIRATVEAAL, encoded by the coding sequence ATGGCCAAGTTAGTCGAGTGTGTTCCCAATTTTTCCGAAGGGCGTCGGCCCGAAGTCATTGACGCAATCTGTGCCGCCATCACGGCCGACGACGGCGTGATTTTGCTCGACCGGGAGATGGACGCCGATCACAACCGCGCGGTCGTGACGTTCGTCTGCAGCCCCGACCGCGCTGTGGATGCGGCCTTTCGGGGGTATCAGAAAGCCGCCGAGCTTATCGACATGACCACGCACAAGGGCGAGCATCCCCGCATGGGCGCCTGCGATGTCTGCCCGTTTATTCCCATATCGGAGATGGCGGTCGAGGATGCGGTCGAACTGGCGCACCGTCTCGGGAAACGGGTCGGCGAGGAATTGAATATACCGGTTTACCTGTACGAAGACGCCGCCACGTCGAAGAAGCGCAAGAATCTCGCGCAGGTTCGCCAGGGGCAGTACGAAGGCATTCGCGACTCAATCGAAACCGATCCGTCGCGCAAACCCGACTACGGGCCGGCCCGGATGAATCTCAAAGCGGGGGCCACCGCGATCGGCGTTCGGTTCCCGCTCGTCGCCTTCAATGTCTATCTCGGCACCAACAACAAAGTGATCGCCGACAAGATCGCCGACGCCGTTCGGTCGCTGAAGGGCGGCTACCGGTTCGTGAAGGCGCTGGGCTTTGAGATCAAGGAACGCAACCAGGTGCAGATTTCGATGAACCTGGTCAACTATACCAGGACCCCGATTTTCCGCGTGTTTGAAACGATCAAGAGCGAAGCGGCCCGCTACGGCGTGGCCGTGACCTCCTCGGAAGTCATCGGCCTGCTGCCCAACGACGCAATCGTCGATGTCGCCGATTTCTACCTGCGGCTGGAGAATTTCTCGAAGAACCAGATTCTGGAAGAGAAGCTCCGGCAGGCGGGAGGGGGCTCTTCGGGCGGCGGCGGGCAGCAGTCGTTTGTGGACGACGTGGCGTCATCCTCGCCCGCGCCCGGCGGCGGGTCGGTCTCGGCGTTCGCCGGGTCACTGGCGGCGGCCCTGGCGGCGATGGTGTGTCGCCTGACGGTCGGCAAAAAAGCTTATGCCGCGGTCAAAGAGGAGCTTTCCGACGTACGAGACCGTGCCGACGCGCTGCGGTCGGAGTTGACCGCGCTGGTGGTGAAAGACAAGGAAGCTTTCGAGGCGGTGATGGCCTCGTTCAAGGTCGGCGGCGAACAACTGGAGAAAGCGACCAAACACGCCGCGGAAGTCCCGCTGACGGTGATGAAGAAGTCGGTCGCGGCCATGGAACTCGCCCTGCTGGTCGCACAAAAGGGAAACAAGAACTCTATCTCCGACGCCGGCGTGGCGGGTCTTATGGGTCATGCGGCGATCGAGGGTGCGGGGTACAACGTCCGGATCAATCTGGGCTCGCTGAAGGATACGGCGATCGTCGAGGCAATGAAGGCCGAGGTGACGCAGCTTCGCGCCCGAGGCGAACAACTGGCGCGCGAGATCCGGGCGACGGTCGAAGCGGCGTTGTAA
- a CDS encoding L-threonylcarbamoyladenylate synthase yields MRGRRLDRLTAQPRDPRLSRKQAPRRSRLEVRRITYGSPQADVIAKAVNVLRGDGLVVAPTETRYGLLCRAQSSNAVAGLVRAKGRDPHQAMAVFVESIGDLWRLGERTVAAERLAESFLPGPLTLVLRARVDWPAPVVVDGRIGLRLTDAPVILKILREIGEELTATSANRSGSADLVSINEIAAELGNAVDLYLDAGTLDKPLSTVVDGSVNPPVVLREGAIARARIETALETGPQLMSDKYVILFVCTGNTCRSPMAHGALRVLLEKERPGKFEIESSGIAAAAGFPATMYAIEAARMWDADLRTHSSQPLSRAQIDRADLILGMSPEHVREIIRQVPGAADKTYLFKNFPDHAKNGEPVDDPIGQSLDRYNETFLEIGEYMGKYLPEIVKRIDAKTNAEK; encoded by the coding sequence ATGAGGGGGCGCCGTCTCGACCGATTGACAGCACAGCCGCGAGACCCGCGGTTGAGCCGGAAGCAGGCCCCCCGGAGGAGTAGGCTGGAAGTTCGACGGATCACCTACGGCAGTCCGCAGGCCGATGTTATCGCGAAGGCCGTCAACGTGTTGCGGGGGGACGGTCTGGTAGTGGCCCCGACCGAGACTCGATATGGGCTGCTGTGCCGGGCACAATCTTCCAACGCCGTAGCCGGTTTGGTACGCGCCAAGGGTCGAGATCCCCATCAAGCCATGGCTGTGTTTGTAGAGTCGATTGGCGATTTGTGGCGGCTCGGAGAGCGGACAGTTGCTGCAGAGAGACTGGCGGAGTCGTTCCTGCCGGGACCGCTGACGCTGGTGCTTCGAGCGCGAGTGGACTGGCCGGCGCCGGTGGTCGTGGACGGAAGGATCGGTTTGCGCCTGACGGACGCACCGGTTATATTAAAGATTCTGCGCGAGATCGGCGAGGAGCTGACCGCAACCTCGGCCAACCGGTCCGGTTCGGCGGACCTTGTTTCGATCAATGAAATCGCGGCCGAGCTGGGGAACGCAGTCGATCTGTATCTCGATGCAGGGACGCTCGACAAGCCGCTGTCGACCGTGGTCGACGGGTCGGTGAACCCGCCGGTGGTTCTGCGCGAAGGGGCGATTGCCCGCGCGCGGATTGAGACAGCTTTAGAGACAGGACCGCAGCTGATGTCAGACAAGTACGTAATCCTGTTCGTGTGCACCGGCAACACGTGCCGATCGCCCATGGCGCACGGCGCGCTGCGAGTGCTTTTGGAGAAGGAACGGCCCGGGAAGTTCGAGATCGAATCGTCGGGCATCGCGGCGGCGGCCGGATTTCCGGCGACCATGTACGCCATTGAAGCGGCGCGGATGTGGGACGCCGACCTCCGTACGCACTCCTCGCAGCCGTTGTCGCGCGCGCAGATCGACCGCGCCGACCTGATACTCGGGATGTCGCCGGAACACGTGCGCGAGATTATCCGCCAGGTGCCCGGCGCGGCCGACAAGACATACTTGTTCAAAAACTTCCCGGATCACGCGAAAAACGGCGAACCGGTCGATGATCCGATCGGCCAGTCGCTCGACCGATACAACGAGACTTTCCTGGAGATCGGCGAATATATGGGCAAATACCTGCCCGAGATTGTAAAAAGGATTGATGCGAAGACCAATGCCGAAAAGTAG